Proteins encoded by one window of Bacteroidia bacterium:
- a CDS encoding choice-of-anchor L domain-containing protein, which yields MKILNYLCTVFALLLWINTEAQLTVTSGNPATAIVDTLVGTGVSVSNVTYTGNASSKGTFRCTGGCNLGISRGVFLSTGNAGQTPTSPPSDFHSSDMSASGDAQLNLIVSPNLTQDAAVLEFDFTPAADSIGFKFVFASEEYNDYVNTAFNDVFAFYISGPGIPGSPKNLALIPGTSIPVSINNVNNGYSAGAATGPCNHCTYFVDNVPNGGTANFFDGFTTVISAGIKVMPCQTYHMKFAIADVNDGVFDSGVFLEAKSFSSIGNVGIVANGVQIVQNLDTVYACDGDSVVLTASPAGSYNWNNGQTTQTIVVTQANITPSGVYQYAVLNSSPACFASSKQVKVIFVIPTATITPLGSTALCPGGSVVLQANPGSSYLWSNGATSDSIVVSAAGTYTVTVTQFGNCSAVSTPVIVTQSAPAAAINGVLTICSGNNTTLTATAGTSYQWSTGASTQSISVGTSNVYTVTVTYSGGCTATASVNVTANTNPVPSITGNNSICQGQSSTINAGSYSGYSWSTGATTATINVNTAGNYTVTVTDANGCTGTASFNLAVNANPTPTITGVTSFCAGGNSTLNAGGGYTNYLWSGGATTQTINVTAAGNYAVTVTNAAGCTASTNKVITVNALPVPSVTGALAFCAGKNTSLTVPGSYTSYQWSTGATTSNITVSTASTFTVTVTDANGCTGSKSATTTINANPVPSITGNNSICQGQSSTINAGSYSGYSWSTGATTATINVNTTGNYSVTVTDANGCTGTASFNLAVNAIPAPTITGVTSFCAGGNSTLNAGGGYTNYLWSGGATTQTINVTVAGNYAVTVTNAAGCTATTNKVITVNALPVPSVTGALAFCAGKNTSLTVPGSYTSYQWSTGATTSNITVSTASTFTVTVTDANGCTGSKSATTTINTNPVPSITGNNSICQGQSSTINAGSYAGYSWSTGATTATINVNTSGNYSVTVTDANGCTGTTSFNLAVNAIPAPTITGVTSFCAGGNSTLNAGGGYTNYLWSGGATTQTINVTAAGNYAVTVTNAAGCTATTNKVITVNALPVPVISGLAGICPGASANLATGSFASYLWSNGNTTSSITTSVSGNYTVTVTDINGCIGSSNYNLLAFQNPVPVISGTAAICQNQSSVLDAGSFASWQWSTGAVSQTISVNQSGTYSVTVTNVDGCVASTSFNVVVNPIPVPVISGTSAFCSGNSSVFNTGGGSFASYQWNTSATTSAITVTAAGNYVVTVTDANGCTASTSQAATVWNLPTPVITGNSAICSGTQTTLSAGNYSTFQWSTGATTDSISVSNSANYIVTVTDVNGCTGISAPFALTINQLPSAIISGTAAICIGQSTALQFQFTGTAPYSYRYSDGTSVSPIMNSNNTTAQILVSPGITTDYTLTQISDVNCTGSVSGVARVVVNPLPQPIISGSAGECEGITATLTTGNFAAYLWSTGATSQSISINTSGSYVCTVTSTAGCKASTSHNFESYPLPIVSFTNDISLTCELPIINFTNTSQYQLGSVFEWNIDNVIYTMQNATHQFSGSGNYPVSLTITTLNNCVAEAIRNVNITVFPLPQALYSVNPENAPLFNSEVTFADGSANAVSWLWDFGDGDTSSLQNVSHFYADPGKYNAKLYVTNVAGCIDSSAREIFITPFYIPNAFTPNGDGRNETFFDPGYATNVQDLSMNIYNRWGQLVYTSDNLSTTWDGTDSKGNLAPQGVYIYALKVTTYSGKHYDYTGSVTLLR from the coding sequence ATGAAAATTTTAAACTATCTGTGTACTGTATTTGCCTTGCTCCTATGGATAAATACAGAAGCACAATTGACTGTAACATCGGGTAATCCGGCTACAGCCATCGTAGATACTCTTGTTGGTACAGGTGTATCTGTAAGTAATGTTACCTATACCGGTAATGCAAGTTCCAAAGGTACTTTCCGCTGTACTGGTGGATGTAATCTAGGGATTTCCAGAGGGGTTTTTCTTTCAACAGGTAATGCAGGACAGACACCAACTTCGCCACCTTCCGACTTCCATAGCAGTGATATGAGTGCATCGGGTGATGCACAATTAAATTTAATTGTATCACCAAACCTGACACAAGATGCTGCTGTGCTTGAGTTTGATTTTACCCCGGCAGCAGACAGTATTGGATTTAAGTTTGTCTTCGCCTCTGAAGAGTATAATGACTATGTGAACACTGCCTTTAATGATGTTTTTGCTTTTTATATTTCAGGCCCCGGCATACCGGGAAGTCCTAAGAATTTAGCACTCATTCCTGGAACTTCAATTCCTGTTTCCATCAATAATGTAAATAACGGATATAGTGCAGGTGCAGCAACTGGACCTTGTAATCATTGTACTTATTTTGTAGATAATGTGCCTAATGGCGGTACTGCCAACTTTTTTGATGGTTTTACAACTGTAATTTCTGCAGGAATAAAAGTAATGCCATGTCAGACCTATCATATGAAATTTGCAATTGCAGACGTGAATGATGGTGTTTTTGATTCAGGTGTTTTTTTAGAAGCAAAAAGTTTTTCCAGTATTGGTAATGTAGGCATAGTAGCAAATGGTGTTCAAATTGTACAAAATCTTGATACAGTTTATGCATGTGATGGCGATTCTGTTGTATTGACCGCATCGCCTGCAGGTAGTTATAATTGGAATAATGGTCAAACTACACAGACTATTGTTGTTACACAGGCTAACATTACTCCATCAGGAGTTTATCAATATGCAGTTTTAAATAGTTCACCTGCATGTTTTGCATCAAGCAAACAAGTCAAAGTGATTTTTGTGATACCAACGGCAACGATAACACCATTGGGCTCAACTGCATTATGTCCGGGAGGCTCTGTTGTTTTACAGGCTAACCCGGGAAGCAGTTACTTATGGAGTAATGGAGCAACTTCAGATTCTATAGTAGTTTCTGCTGCTGGAACATATACCGTCACTGTTACGCAGTTTGGTAATTGTTCTGCTGTTTCAACTCCCGTAATAGTAACGCAGTCTGCTCCTGCTGCAGCCATTAATGGGGTGTTAACTATTTGCTCAGGAAACAATACAACACTTACAGCAACAGCTGGCACATCTTATCAATGGTCAACGGGTGCAAGTACGCAATCAATTTCTGTTGGTACAAGTAACGTTTATACCGTTACCGTTACATATTCAGGTGGATGTACAGCAACGGCCTCAGTGAATGTTACTGCCAACACTAATCCTGTTCCATCAATAACAGGCAACAACAGTATTTGCCAGGGGCAAAGCAGTACAATCAATGCAGGCAGCTATTCCGGATATTCATGGTCAACAGGAGCAACCACGGCAACTATCAATGTAAATACTGCAGGAAATTATACTGTGACCGTTACCGATGCCAATGGCTGCACAGGTACAGCATCATTTAATCTTGCAGTGAATGCCAATCCAACACCAACAATCACCGGAGTGACTTCATTTTGTGCAGGCGGAAATTCAACACTCAATGCAGGTGGCGGCTATACAAATTATTTGTGGAGTGGAGGTGCAACTACACAAACTATCAATGTCACCGCAGCCGGCAATTACGCAGTAACGGTTACCAATGCAGCAGGATGTACTGCATCAACAAATAAAGTGATTACAGTAAATGCATTGCCGGTGCCATCTGTGACAGGTGCTTTGGCATTCTGTGCAGGTAAAAACACTTCGCTGACAGTGCCGGGAAGCTACACTTCATATCAGTGGTCAACAGGTGCAACAACATCAAACATTACAGTCAGCACTGCTTCAACTTTTACAGTTACTGTTACAGATGCAAATGGTTGTACGGGCAGTAAATCTGCAACAACAACTATTAATGCAAACCCTGTTCCATCAATAACAGGCAACAACAGTATTTGTCAGGGGCAAAGCAGTACAATCAATGCAGGCAGCTATTCCGGATATTCATGGTCAACAGGAGCAACCACGGCAACTATAAATGTAAATACTACAGGAAATTATTCTGTTACCGTTACTGATGCCAATGGTTGCACAGGTACAGCATCATTTAATCTTGCAGTGAATGCCATTCCGGCACCAACAATCACCGGAGTGACTTCATTTTGTGCAGGCGGAAACTCAACACTCAATGCAGGTGGCGGCTATACAAATTATTTGTGGAGTGGAGGTGCAACAACACAAACTATCAATGTCACCGTAGCCGGCAATTACGCAGTAACGGTTACCAATGCAGCAGGATGTACTGCAACAACAAATAAAGTGATTACAGTAAATGCATTGCCGGTGCCATCTGTGACAGGTGCTCTGGCATTCTGTGCAGGTAAAAACACTTCGCTGACAGTGCCGGGAAGCTACACTTCATATCAGTGGTCAACAGGTGCAACAACATCAAACATTACAGTCAGCACTGCTTCAACTTTTACGGTTACTGTTACAGATGCAAATGGTTGTACGGGCAGTAAATCTGCAACAACAACCATCAACACTAATCCTGTTCCATCAATAACAGGCAACAACAGTATTTGTCAGGGGCAAAGCAGTACAATCAATGCAGGCAGCTATGCCGGATATTCATGGTCAACAGGAGCAACCACGGCAACTATCAATGTAAATACTTCAGGAAATTATTCTGTGACCGTTACTGATGCCAATGGTTGCACAGGTACAACATCATTTAATCTTGCAGTGAATGCCATTCCGGCACCAACAATCACCGGAGTGACTTCATTTTGTGCAGGCGGAAACTCAACACTCAATGCAGGTGGCGGCTATACAAATTATTTGTGGAGTGGAGGTGCAACAACACAAACTATCAATGTCACCGCAGCCGGCAATTACGCAGTAACCGTTACCAATGCAGCAGGATGTACTGCAACAACAAATAAGGTGATTACAGTAAATGCATTGCCGGTGCCGGTCATTAGTGGATTGGCAGGTATATGTCCCGGTGCCAGTGCAAACCTTGCGACTGGAAGTTTTGCTTCCTACCTTTGGTCGAATGGAAATACAACTTCTTCAATTACTACCAGCGTTTCTGGTAACTACACTGTAACAGTAACCGATATCAACGGATGTATAGGGTCATCAAATTACAACTTACTTGCTTTCCAGAACCCTGTTCCTGTTATCAGCGGTACTGCAGCAATCTGTCAGAATCAAAGTTCAGTATTAGATGCAGGAAGTTTTGCCTCATGGCAATGGTCAACAGGTGCTGTATCACAAACAATATCAGTAAATCAGTCAGGAACATATTCTGTTACAGTAACCAACGTTGATGGTTGTGTTGCTTCAACTTCGTTTAATGTAGTTGTGAATCCAATTCCTGTTCCGGTAATTTCCGGTACATCAGCATTTTGTTCGGGCAACTCTTCAGTGTTTAATACCGGTGGTGGCAGCTTTGCTTCTTATCAATGGAATACTTCTGCAACTACCAGTGCAATTACAGTAACAGCAGCAGGAAATTATGTAGTAACCGTTACCGATGCTAATGGATGTACGGCTTCAACCAGTCAGGCAGCTACAGTGTGGAATCTTCCAACTCCCGTAATTACCGGCAACAGTGCAATTTGCAGTGGCACACAAACTACTTTATCAGCAGGGAATTATTCAACCTTTCAATGGTCAACAGGCGCAACTACAGATTCTATCTCTGTATCAAATAGTGCAAACTATATTGTAACAGTAACTGATGTTAACGGATGCACCGGAATTTCAGCTCCATTTGCATTGACGATAAATCAATTACCTTCTGCAATAATTTCAGGAACAGCAGCTATATGTATTGGACAATCAACAGCACTGCAATTTCAGTTTACCGGAACAGCACCTTATAGTTATCGTTATAGTGATGGTACAAGTGTATCACCTATTATGAATAGCAACAATACAACAGCACAAATTTTAGTGAGCCCCGGAATAACTACAGATTACACACTAACACAAATAAGTGATGTAAATTGTACAGGTAGTGTTTCAGGAGTAGCAAGAGTAGTAGTTAATCCATTGCCACAACCAATTATTTCAGGTTCTGCCGGAGAGTGTGAGGGCATAACAGCCACACTTACTACAGGAAACTTTGCAGCATATTTATGGTCAACCGGAGCAACTTCGCAATCTATATCTATTAATACTTCCGGAAGCTATGTGTGCACAGTAACTTCCACAGCAGGATGTAAAGCTTCTACCAGTCATAATTTTGAGTCATATCCACTGCCTATAGTTTCTTTTACCAACGACATTAGTCTGACTTGTGAGTTGCCAATTATTAATTTCACCAACACTTCGCAATATCAGTTAGGGTCAGTTTTTGAATGGAATATTGATAATGTCATTTACACTATGCAAAATGCTACACATCAGTTTTCCGGTTCAGGAAATTATCCCGTTTCTTTAACTATTACTACGCTTAACAATTGTGTGGCAGAAGCCATAAGAAATGTAAATATTACGGTATTTCCATTGCCGCAAGCATTATATTCAGTAAATCCTGAAAATGCACCATTGTTTAACTCCGAAGTGACATTTGCTGATGGTTCTGCAAATGCCGTAAGCTGGTTATGGGATTTTGGTGATGGTGATACATCTAGCTTACAGAATGTAAGTCACTTTTATGCCGACCCCGGAAAGTACAATGCAAAACTTTATGTTACTAATGTTGCAGGCTGTATAGATTCATCAGCCCGTGAAATTTTTATCACGCCATTTTACATTCCTAATGCGTTTACACCTAATGGTGATGGTCGGAATGAAACATTTTTTGATCCCGGATATGCAACTAATGTTCAGGATTTATCAATGAATATCTATAACCGCTGGGGACAATTAGTTTACACTAGCGATAACCTCAGTACAACATGGGATGGCACTGATTCGAAAGGTAACCTTGCGCCACAAGGAGTATATATTTATGCACTGAAAGTAACAACTTACAGCGGTAAACATTATGATTATACGGGAAGTGTTACACTTCTTCGATAG
- a CDS encoding DUF2007 domain-containing protein: protein MDKPAEWVKVYTTTQPHKVEIVRAVLEEHDIESMVINKNDSSYPGLIGNIEIYVLDKLEVLARFIIKDNEL, encoded by the coding sequence ATGGACAAACCGGCAGAATGGGTCAAGGTATATACCACCACACAACCACACAAAGTTGAAATTGTGCGTGCTGTATTAGAAGAGCATGATATTGAAAGTATGGTAATCAACAAAAATGATTCAAGTTATCCGGGATTAATTGGCAATATTGAAATTTATGTACTCGATAAACTGGAAGTACTTGCAAGGTTTATCATAAAAGACAACGAACTTTGA
- a CDS encoding competence/damage-inducible protein A: MIYTELINIGDELLIGQIQNTNATWIGQQLSLSGYWLRQITTIGDDEQEIIDALDAAKSRAQIILITGGLGPTKDDLTKDVLCKYFKTYLVFDKQAYSDIENIFHARGKVVTETNKRQAELPASCVPVYNKNGTAPGMWFNDGKQVFVSMPGVPFEMQAMMQNDVMPKLKQQFEAMPLIHKTIQTQGIGESNLSDLIASWENDLPAYLKLAYLPAAGMVRLRLTGKGVKDLEQEMNVRIDKLKELIAPYLFGYDDDTIQLVVGKLLTEKKKTLAVAESCTGGFLSHLITSIPGSSTYFMGGTVCYSNASKMSQLQVSAQTLKEYGAVSEAVAVEMAIGARKAYNTDFALSTTGIAGPDGGSAEKPIGLVWIGVATENTCFAKKFLLGTNRQRIIQVAADTALNMLRKKINEHN, encoded by the coding sequence ATGATTTATACTGAACTAATCAACATAGGTGATGAATTGCTCATTGGGCAGATTCAAAATACTAATGCAACCTGGATTGGACAACAACTCAGTCTTTCCGGTTATTGGCTGCGACAAATTACAACCATTGGAGATGATGAACAGGAAATTATAGATGCATTAGATGCTGCAAAAAGTCGTGCACAAATTATTCTCATTACAGGTGGATTGGGGCCTACAAAAGATGATTTAACAAAAGATGTGTTGTGCAAATACTTTAAAACATATCTTGTGTTTGACAAACAGGCATATAGTGATATTGAAAATATTTTTCATGCAAGAGGCAAGGTAGTTACAGAAACGAACAAACGCCAGGCTGAATTGCCGGCAAGTTGTGTGCCTGTTTACAATAAGAATGGAACTGCTCCCGGAATGTGGTTCAATGATGGCAAACAAGTTTTTGTGAGTATGCCGGGTGTGCCATTTGAAATGCAGGCAATGATGCAGAATGATGTCATGCCTAAATTAAAGCAGCAATTTGAGGCAATGCCTTTAATACATAAGACTATTCAAACGCAAGGTATTGGTGAGAGTAATTTATCGGATTTGATTGCATCGTGGGAGAATGACTTGCCTGCATATTTAAAATTAGCCTATCTGCCTGCCGCAGGAATGGTTCGTTTACGACTTACGGGTAAAGGTGTTAAAGATTTGGAGCAGGAAATGAATGTGCGTATAGATAAACTCAAAGAGCTAATAGCACCCTACTTATTCGGTTATGATGATGATACAATTCAACTTGTTGTAGGAAAACTTTTAACTGAAAAGAAAAAAACACTTGCAGTTGCAGAGAGTTGTACAGGAGGTTTTCTATCGCACCTTATTACCTCTATACCCGGAAGTTCAACTTACTTTATGGGAGGCACTGTGTGTTATAGCAATGCTTCAAAAATGAGTCAGTTGCAAGTAAGCGCGCAAACGTTGAAAGAATATGGTGCAGTCAGTGAGGCTGTTGCAGTTGAAATGGCAATAGGAGCCAGGAAGGCGTATAACACAGATTTTGCTTTGAGTACAACGGGAATTGCAGGACCCGATGGAGGAAGTGCAGAAAAACCGATTGGCCTTGTGTGGATTGGTGTAGCTACAGAAAATACTTGTTTTGCGAAAAAGTTTTTATTGGGTACAAACCGTCAGCGAATTATTCAGGTAGCTGCAGATACAGCGCTAAATATGCTCAGAAAGAAAATAAATGAGCATAATTGA
- a CDS encoding DUF4197 domain-containing protein — MKRFLLIALVFLWQQTYAQKKIFKATNTTPSNQGEGLANNDIISGLREALKVGTNNSTASASKLDGFYKNPLIKIPFPREVRDVESTLRGMGMDKEVDKFVKTLNRAAEDAAKSAAPIFLNSIQHITINDGLTILRGGNDAATQFLKATSNAALIAAFKPIVQSSLNKVKITQYWNPLMSTYNKIPLVKKVNPDLNQYVTDKAIEGLFKLIAAEELKIRKDPAARINDILKSVFG, encoded by the coding sequence ATGAAAAGGTTTCTTTTAATTGCGTTAGTGTTTCTATGGCAGCAAACTTATGCACAGAAAAAGATTTTTAAAGCAACGAATACTACACCATCAAATCAAGGTGAAGGTTTGGCAAATAATGACATTATTAGTGGTCTAAGAGAAGCACTAAAAGTTGGCACCAACAATTCCACAGCTTCTGCATCCAAGCTTGATGGCTTCTATAAAAATCCGCTTATTAAAATTCCTTTTCCACGAGAGGTGCGTGATGTTGAAAGTACGTTAAGAGGTATGGGTATGGATAAAGAAGTTGACAAATTCGTTAAAACATTAAATCGTGCAGCAGAAGATGCAGCAAAATCGGCAGCACCAATTTTTCTTAATTCCATTCAACACATTACCATCAATGATGGACTAACCATTTTAAGAGGAGGAAACGATGCCGCAACACAATTTCTAAAAGCTACATCAAATGCCGCACTCATTGCAGCGTTCAAGCCAATTGTACAAAGTTCGCTCAATAAAGTTAAAATAACTCAATACTGGAATCCGCTGATGTCAACTTATAATAAAATTCCATTGGTAAAAAAAGTCAATCCTGACCTGAATCAATATGTAACTGACAAAGCAATAGAAGGTCTTTTTAAACTTATTGCTGCAGAAGAACTGAAAATCAGAAAAGATCCAGCAGCACGAATCAATGATATACTTAAAAGTGTATTCGGCTAA
- a CDS encoding phosphatidate cytidylyltransferase, translating into MSNFWTRAFTGAVFVAVMIAAIEFSPYTFMILFMVINLLSIIEFYKLFIRNDLTPRIFSGIVLSVILYATSALVASGTASAQLLFINIPMLFLIFIFELYLKSEKPFESIAYTILGVAYLTLPLALFNSMAFLPGENTGYHSGIIIGYFLILWASDTGAYLAGMTFGKHKLFERHSPKKTWEGSIGGCLAALLLGYINSLFFTQLVLSEWLIVSLLIVITGTFGDLIESMLKRSLNIKDSGNILPGHGGMLDRFDGLFISIPFVFTYLALIGKV; encoded by the coding sequence TTGAGCAACTTTTGGACAAGAGCATTTACAGGTGCTGTATTTGTAGCAGTAATGATTGCTGCCATTGAATTCAGTCCTTACACATTCATGATACTTTTCATGGTCATCAACCTGTTAAGCATCATTGAATTTTATAAGCTATTTATTCGAAACGACCTGACGCCACGAATTTTTTCCGGTATCGTTTTAAGTGTAATATTATATGCTACCAGCGCATTGGTAGCTTCGGGGACGGCATCTGCGCAGTTATTGTTCATAAACATTCCTATGCTCTTTCTTATTTTCATTTTTGAGCTTTATCTAAAATCTGAAAAACCTTTTGAAAGCATAGCATACACTATTTTGGGTGTAGCTTATCTCACCTTACCGCTTGCATTGTTTAACTCTATGGCATTTCTACCGGGTGAAAACACAGGCTATCATAGCGGAATTATTATTGGCTATTTTCTTATTCTTTGGGCAAGCGACACTGGTGCTTATCTGGCCGGAATGACCTTTGGCAAGCATAAACTTTTCGAAAGACATTCTCCTAAAAAAACCTGGGAAGGAAGTATTGGAGGTTGCCTTGCTGCATTGCTTTTGGGTTATATTAATTCATTGTTTTTTACTCAGCTTGTTTTGTCAGAATGGTTGATTGTTAGTTTACTTATTGTAATTACCGGAACTTTTGGAGACTTAATTGAGAGTATGCTCAAACGAAGTCTCAACATCAAAGACTCAGGAAATATTCTTCCCGGACATGGTGGCATGCTCGATCGCTTTGATGGGCTTTTTATTTCAATTCCATTTGTATTCACCTACCTTGCACTGATTGGCAAAGTATAG
- a CDS encoding GIY-YIG nuclease family protein, protein MFTVYVLYSSKFNKHYTGFSSDFEKRLNSHNELGKKDWTTRYRPWAIILKEEYKTKPEAMAREKWLKSGVGRIFINSLHH, encoded by the coding sequence ATGTTCACAGTTTACGTTTTATACTCCTCAAAATTCAATAAACACTACACTGGGTTTAGTTCTGATTTTGAAAAGCGTTTAAACAGCCATAACGAACTCGGAAAAAAAGATTGGACTACGCGTTATAGACCCTGGGCAATCATTCTGAAAGAAGAGTACAAAACTAAACCGGAAGCTATGGCTAGGGAGAAATGGCTTAAATCAGGCGTTGGGAGAATTTTTATTAATTCACTCCATCACTGA
- a CDS encoding DoxX family protein: MLHLINIKHRIVIKEYTLLFFRVGISVLMIYGHGYGKLLKLFSGEDIQFADPIGLGVKASFYLVVFAEVLCSVLIMFGLKTRLAAMVLVVNMFVAAVEMFTKNNFPELALMYLLSYLLILIFGAGKFSVDYTLNKKTKRKH, encoded by the coding sequence ATGTTGCATCTGATAAATATTAAACATCGTATTGTCATTAAAGAATATACTTTGCTGTTTTTCAGAGTGGGTATTTCAGTTTTAATGATTTATGGGCATGGATATGGCAAATTACTGAAATTGTTTAGTGGAGAAGATATTCAATTTGCTGATCCGATTGGGCTAGGCGTTAAAGCGTCATTTTATCTCGTAGTTTTTGCAGAAGTGCTTTGCTCTGTTTTAATAATGTTTGGCCTGAAAACACGGTTGGCTGCAATGGTTTTGGTTGTCAATATGTTTGTTGCTGCGGTTGAAATGTTTACAAAGAATAATTTTCCGGAATTAGCATTAATGTATTTGCTGAGCTATTTGTTGATTCTGATTTTTGGTGCCGGAAAATTCAGTGTTGATTATACTTTGAATAAGAAAACTAAACGTAAGCATTAA